Proteins from a single region of Strix aluco isolate bStrAlu1 chromosome 5, bStrAlu1.hap1, whole genome shotgun sequence:
- the FGL2 gene encoding LOW QUALITY PROTEIN: fibroleukin (The sequence of the model RefSeq protein was modified relative to this genomic sequence to represent the inferred CDS: deleted 1 base in 1 codon) produces the protein MQTLPPISENSVGSLITHRLQAALIKLFHFCTLPHTASFSLKMKLLVYLVLLKTALLTLTNVFAVILEDEEDAKEGKLTDTCPIKLKTNRKCDGGEDCPYQINLPPMTIQLPKEFRLLEKTLKEVQTLKEAVNKLKKCCQLQADDNQERDSSNEFQLPNAETPAETSKIQDNRVKDLQSKVNRMATSLKNAKSQIQTLQGRLEKMSLINMNNVEHYVDSKVANLTFVVNSLDNKCSSKCPAMQPRPVIQIMQRDCADHYTAGRRSNGIYRISPDPRNDSFEVYCDMRTHGGGWTVLQRRQDGSTNFNRTWNDYKSGFGNLSREFWLGNDKIHLLTKSQEMQLRIELEDFNGIREYAKYEHFYVANEYLKYRLSVHGYSGTAGDALHYSKHYNHDQKFFTTPDKDNDRYPSGNCGAYYSSGWWFDACLSANLNGKYYHKKYKGVRNGIFWGTWHGISDDIPSGYRQAFKSVKIMIRPKSFVQ, from the exons ATGCAAACACTCCCACCCATTTCTGAGAACAGTGTAGGCAGTCTGATAACTCACAGGCTTCAAGCTGCCCTTATAAAG TTGTTCCACTTCTGCACACTTCCTCATACTGCTAGTTTCTCTCTGAAGATGAAGCTGCTCGTTTACTTAGTCTTGCTGAAGACAGCTCTCCTCACTTTAACAAATGTCTTTGCAGTTATTCTAGAAGATGAAGAGGATGCTAAAGAAGGAAAACTTACTGACACTTGTCCTATAAAGCTCAAAACTAATCGGAAATGTGATGGAGGAGAAGATTGTCCCTATCAGATAAATCTGCCTCCGATGACCATCCAGTTACCCAAAGAATTCAGACTGCTTGAGAAGACTCTCAAAGAAGTACAGACCCTTAAAGAAGCAGTAAACAAGCTGAAGAAATGCTGCCAGCTGCAGGCAGATGACAACCAAGAGAGAGACAGTAGTAATGAATTCCAGCTACCTAATGCAGAAACTCCAGCAGAAACCAGCAAAATCCAAGATAACAGAGTAAAGGACCTGCAAAGCAAAGTTAACAGAATGGCAACCAgcttaaaaaatgcaaagagcCAGATTCAGACACTGCAGGGTCGTTTAGAGAAGATGAGCCTCATAAATATGAACAATGTAGAACATTATGTTGACAGCAAAGTTGCTAATTTGACATTTGTTGTGAACAGCCTTGATAACAAATGTTCTTCTAAATGTCCAGCAATGCAACCACGACCTG TTATACAAATAATGCAGAGAGACTGTGCTGATCATTACACAGCAGGCAGAAGGAGTAACGGAATCTACAGGATTAGCCCTGACCCCAGAAATGATAGCTTTGAAGTTTACTGTGACATGCGAACACATGGAGGCGGCTGGACAGTGCTGCAACGGCGTCAGGATGGTAGCACTAACTTTAACAGAACCTGGAATGACTACAAAAGTGGCTTTGGAAACCTCAGCAGGGAGTTTTGGCTGGGGAATGACAAAATTCACCTTCTGACAAAGAGCCAGGAAATGCAACTAAGAATTGAACTTGAAGATTTTAATGGTATCAGGGAGTACGcgaaatatgaacacttctatGTGGCCAACGAATATCTAAAGTACCGTCTAAGTGTTCACGGCTATAGTGGCACAGCAGGAGATGCCCTTCACTACAGCAAGCATTACAACCATGATCAAAAGTTCTTTACAACTCCAGACAAGGACAATGATAGGTATCCATCAGGAAACTGTGGAGCATACTACAGCTCTGGCTGGTGGTTTGATGCATGCTTGTCTGCCAACCTCAATGGCAAGTACTACCACAAGAAATACAAAGGTGTTCGCAACGGCATTTTCTGGGGTACATGGCATGGTATTTCTGATGATATTCCCAGTGGATATAGGCAAGCTTTTAAATCAGTAAAAATCATGATCAGACCCAAAAGTTTTGTGCAGTAA